A region of Ferruginibacter albus DNA encodes the following proteins:
- the prmC gene encoding peptide chain release factor N(5)-glutamine methyltransferase, with amino-acid sequence MTAKDIYRNFLLQIQSIYPLSEATSITDWVFESVAKIKKADLIKNPLQLLSKTDHVQLTNCLEQLLEYKPVQYILGEAWFYNMKLKVNEHVLIPRPETEELAESIINAEKSKISPTILDIGTGSGCIAIALRKHLTASEVSAIDFSKEALAIARENAVEQKAAVNFIQLDFLNEENWETLPSFDVIVSNPPYIPANEEKELNKNVTAYEPHSALFVPNEEPLLFYKKIAAFGKDHLNYGGKIFLETHENFAQQVALHFRSLQYNYADVKRDLYGKERIVIVRN; translated from the coding sequence ATGACAGCTAAAGATATCTACAGGAATTTTTTATTACAGATACAAAGCATCTATCCTTTAAGTGAAGCTACTTCCATTACAGATTGGGTTTTTGAATCGGTGGCAAAAATTAAAAAGGCTGATCTGATCAAAAATCCTTTACAGCTGCTCAGTAAAACCGATCACGTACAACTAACGAATTGCCTCGAGCAATTACTTGAATACAAGCCTGTGCAATATATTCTAGGTGAAGCATGGTTTTATAATATGAAGCTGAAAGTAAACGAGCATGTATTGATACCAAGACCTGAAACCGAAGAACTCGCTGAATCAATAATTAATGCTGAAAAGTCCAAAATCAGTCCTACTATTTTAGATATTGGTACCGGCAGCGGCTGCATTGCCATTGCGCTGAGAAAACATTTAACGGCAAGTGAAGTATCTGCTATCGATTTCAGTAAAGAAGCGCTTGCTATTGCGAGAGAAAACGCTGTTGAGCAAAAAGCTGCCGTTAATTTTATACAACTTGATTTTTTAAATGAAGAGAACTGGGAGACTTTACCCTCTTTTGACGTCATCGTAAGCAACCCGCCTTACATTCCGGCTAATGAAGAAAAAGAATTAAATAAAAATGTAACGGCATACGAACCGCATTCCGCTTTATTTGTACCAAATGAAGAACCGCTGTTATTCTACAAAAAGATAGCCGCCTTCGGCAAAGATCATCTCAACTACGGCGGGAAAATATTTTTGGAAACACATGAAAATTTTGCGCAACAGGTAGCACTGCATTTTCGCTCTTTACAATATAACTATGCAGATGTAAAAAGAGATCTATATGGAAAAGAAAGAATAGTGATCGTTAGAAATTAA
- a CDS encoding class I SAM-dependent methyltransferase: protein MDRKYWETIAPNYEEEIFDVLRNDTSGLIVSAIEQAASREKSVIDIGCAVGKWIPLLASSFKHVIAVDISATNLQIAKEKYPQFTNVDYVRSDMSADELSVTPCDVAICINAILTDSLKKRINFFQSLSISINKEGILILVVPSLESKLYTNIIANRWNVDGDHDEKIESSKKAFELANNIKQGVTDIDNVPTKHYLKEELQLLLSLEGFTVERVEKINYTWKTEFNNPPKWLQEPYPWDWMCVAKKG from the coding sequence ATGGATAGAAAATACTGGGAAACCATTGCTCCTAATTACGAAGAAGAAATATTTGATGTATTGCGTAATGACACATCAGGACTTATTGTTTCGGCCATTGAGCAGGCTGCGTCAAGAGAAAAAAGTGTTATAGATATTGGCTGTGCTGTAGGTAAATGGATACCTCTATTGGCAAGCAGTTTTAAACATGTGATAGCAGTTGATATTTCCGCTACCAACCTGCAAATAGCAAAAGAAAAATATCCTCAATTCACCAATGTTGATTATGTACGTTCCGATATGAGCGCTGATGAATTAAGTGTTACTCCTTGCGATGTGGCTATTTGTATCAATGCTATTCTAACTGATTCTTTAAAAAAACGCATTAACTTTTTTCAGTCCTTATCAATAAGCATTAATAAAGAAGGTATACTTATATTGGTTGTTCCATCTTTAGAATCGAAATTATATACAAATATCATTGCTAATAGATGGAATGTGGATGGCGATCATGATGAAAAAATTGAATCGAGCAAGAAGGCATTTGAACTGGCAAACAATATCAAACAAGGTGTAACGGATATTGACAACGTTCCTACCAAACATTATTTAAAAGAAGAATTGCAACTATTACTTTCTTTAGAAGGCTTTACTGTTGAACGGGTAGAGAAAATAAATTACACCTGGAAAACAGAATTTAATAACCCTCCAAAGTGGCTGCAGGAACCATATCCATGGGATTGGATGTGCGTAGCAAAGAAAGGCTGA
- a CDS encoding MotA/TolQ/ExbB proton channel family protein, producing MFDILLQADTTAAAAAAAPKVESVWSMLAKGGPLMIPLFLLFALAVFFFIERLIVINKAGKIADNFMSIIRDQVVSGNITAARSLAKNTDNPVARIIDKGIQRIGKPIDAIEKSMENVGKLETYKLEKNLAILSVIARIAPLFGFVGTIVGLVLLLKEFATISNPSVGQIADAMYVKLITSATGIIIGILAYLGYSYLDTQINRSANKMESASSEFIDILQEPTK from the coding sequence ATGTTCGATATTTTATTACAGGCAGATACAACGGCAGCGGCTGCAGCAGCGGCTCCCAAAGTAGAGTCCGTATGGTCTATGCTTGCAAAGGGTGGTCCGTTAATGATACCGCTTTTCTTGTTGTTTGCATTAGCCGTCTTCTTTTTTATAGAACGATTGATAGTTATAAACAAAGCAGGTAAGATAGCAGATAATTTTATGAGCATTATCCGTGACCAGGTTGTTAGCGGAAATATTACTGCTGCAAGAAGCCTTGCAAAAAATACCGACAATCCTGTTGCAAGAATTATTGACAAAGGAATTCAACGTATTGGTAAACCAATTGATGCCATTGAAAAAAGCATGGAGAATGTTGGTAAATTAGAAACATATAAGCTGGAAAAAAACCTGGCTATATTATCTGTAATAGCCCGTATAGCGCCGTTATTTGGTTTTGTAGGAACCATTGTAGGGCTGGTATTATTATTAAAAGAATTTGCAACGATCAGCAACCCTTCGGTAGGACAGATCGCTGATGCCATGTATGTAAAGCTTATCACATCAGCAACAGGCATTATCATTGGTATCCTGGCATATTTAGGTTACAGTTATTTAGACACTCAAATTAATCGCTCGGCTAATAAAATGGAATCGGCAAGTTCTGAGTTCATAGATATTTTGCAGGAACCGACTAAATGA
- a CDS encoding EamA family transporter: protein MWWIYALLSALFASLTAIFAKLGVVAVNSNLATGIRTIVILIMTWCIILSRGEAKEISSLSKQHILFLVISGIATGLSWLFYFKALQVGNVSQVAPVDKLSVALTIVLAAIFLNEALTLKTAIGAGLIIAGTFVLILK, encoded by the coding sequence ATGTGGTGGATATACGCTTTACTGTCGGCATTATTTGCTTCACTTACCGCCATCTTTGCCAAGTTGGGAGTTGTTGCTGTTAATTCAAATTTAGCAACGGGAATACGAACGATCGTAATATTAATAATGACCTGGTGTATTATTTTGTCAAGAGGAGAAGCAAAAGAAATCTCTTCATTATCTAAACAGCATATTTTATTCCTGGTTATTTCAGGTATTGCAACGGGGTTGTCATGGTTATTTTATTTTAAAGCGCTGCAGGTTGGCAATGTATCGCAAGTAGCACCTGTTGATAAATTGAGCGTTGCATTGACGATCGTTTTAGCGGCAATTTTTTTAAACGAAGCGTTAACCTTAAAAACAGCGATTGGCGCAGGATTAATTATTGCCGGAACTTTTGTATTGATATTGAAATAA
- a CDS encoding YdeI/OmpD-associated family protein, giving the protein MGNRTKLIDAYIDKSADFAKPILKHLREVVHKACPTVEEKIKWGFPHFDYKGEMMCSMAAFKQHCVFGFWKGKLIKGLTPRGEAGAMGHLGRITSIRDLPSAKKLAAFVKEAMQLNEQGVKAASKPKAVSEKVLVIPEYFIKALSKNKKALQVFDDFAYSHKKEYVEWITEAKTEETRDRRIETAVEWIAEGKGRNWKYQKK; this is encoded by the coding sequence ATGGGGAATAGAACCAAACTTATTGACGCCTATATTGACAAATCTGCCGATTTTGCAAAACCTATTTTAAAACATTTACGTGAAGTGGTACACAAGGCTTGTCCTACAGTAGAAGAAAAAATCAAATGGGGCTTTCCGCACTTTGATTATAAAGGTGAAATGATGTGCAGCATGGCGGCATTTAAGCAGCATTGCGTATTTGGATTTTGGAAAGGAAAGTTAATTAAGGGCTTGACACCACGAGGAGAAGCCGGTGCCATGGGACATTTGGGAAGAATAACTTCAATAAGAGATCTGCCTTCTGCCAAAAAACTGGCAGCATTTGTTAAAGAGGCAATGCAGTTGAATGAGCAGGGAGTTAAAGCAGCTTCCAAACCAAAAGCAGTCTCAGAAAAAGTATTGGTGATCCCCGAATATTTTATAAAAGCATTGAGTAAAAATAAAAAAGCGTTACAGGTGTTTGATGATTTTGCTTATTCGCACAAGAAAGAGTACGTGGAATGGATAACTGAAGCAAAAACAGAAGAAACAAGAGATCGCCGAATAGAAACTGCCGTTGAATGGATAGCAGAAGGGAAAGGAAGAAACTGGAAGTATCAAAAGAAGTAA
- a CDS encoding MmcQ/YjbR family DNA-binding protein, producing MNVEDIRDHVLQKPGVTEGFPFGETVIVFKVSGKVFLLVPLDEATLQFNVKCDPDHAIELREEYQDNVLPGYHMNKKHWNTVIAGGRLTNKLLLQFIDDSYNLVLPKTSKKK from the coding sequence ATGAATGTAGAAGATATAAGAGACCATGTTTTACAAAAACCTGGTGTAACGGAAGGTTTTCCTTTTGGAGAAACGGTGATCGTATTCAAAGTGAGCGGCAAAGTATTTTTATTGGTTCCATTAGATGAAGCTACGCTACAATTCAATGTAAAGTGCGATCCTGATCATGCCATTGAATTAAGAGAAGAATATCAGGATAATGTATTGCCAGGTTATCACATGAATAAAAAACATTGGAACACTGTTATTGCCGGAGGCAGATTAACGAACAAGCTGCTGCTGCAATTCATCGACGATTCTTATAATTTAGTGCTGCCCAAAACTTCAAAAAAGAAATAA
- a CDS encoding 3-hydroxyacyl-CoA dehydrogenase family protein, translating to MIREIAVIGSGTMGNGIAHVFAQHNFKVTLIDINVAQLEKAIATIAKNLERQIAKGTSTEEQKAITLNNIITSTDINRGVKNALLVIEAATENADIKLNIFKQLDETAPADCILATNTSSISITKIAAVTKRADKVIGMHFMNPVPVMKLVEIINGRETKKEVTNAIVELSKQLEKIPCVVNDAPGFIANRILMPMINEAIYSLHEGVAGVASIDTIMKLGMAHPMGPLQLADYIGLDVCLNIINVLYDGFKSEKYAPCPLLINMVNNGKLGVKSGEGFYIYQPGNKDLTVSPQFK from the coding sequence ATGATCAGGGAAATTGCAGTTATCGGTAGCGGAACTATGGGCAATGGCATTGCACATGTGTTTGCACAACATAATTTTAAAGTAACGCTCATCGATATCAATGTTGCTCAATTGGAAAAAGCAATTGCAACTATTGCTAAAAATCTCGAACGTCAGATTGCAAAAGGAACAAGTACAGAAGAACAAAAAGCAATTACGCTAAATAATATCATTACATCAACTGATATAAATAGAGGAGTTAAAAATGCATTATTGGTTATAGAAGCCGCCACAGAAAACGCAGATATCAAACTAAATATTTTTAAACAACTGGATGAGACAGCTCCTGCAGATTGCATTTTAGCTACCAATACTTCTTCCATTTCTATTACAAAAATAGCAGCTGTTACCAAACGTGCTGATAAAGTGATCGGCATGCACTTTATGAATCCCGTCCCTGTAATGAAACTGGTAGAGATCATTAACGGCAGGGAAACAAAAAAAGAAGTAACCAACGCAATTGTTGAACTAAGCAAACAGTTAGAAAAAATCCCCTGTGTAGTGAATGATGCGCCGGGATTTATCGCCAACCGTATTTTAATGCCAATGATAAATGAAGCGATCTACAGTTTGCATGAAGGGGTCGCGGGTGTTGCATCGATCGACACCATAATGAAATTAGGAATGGCGCACCCAATGGGACCTTTACAATTAGCTGATTATATCGGATTGGATGTTTGCCTGAATATCATCAATGTTTTATACGATGGATTTAAGAGTGAAAAATACGCTCCATGTCCTTTATTGATCAATATGGTGAATAACGGGAAGCTGGGTGTGAAAAGTGGCGAAGGGTTTTATATCTATCAGCCTGGAAATAAAGATCTAACAGTTAGCCCACAATTCAAGTAA
- a CDS encoding SPFH domain-containing protein — protein sequence MEISGIVLLVIVLAAVFGSFVTINQGTVGVITVFGKYRRVMRPGLNFKVPFLEQIYKRISIQNRSVELEFQAVTNDQANVYFKSMLLYSVLNQDDDTIQNVAFKFISDKDLMQALVRTVEGSIRAFVATKKQAEVLNVRRDIVENVKEQVDLTLETWGYHLQDLQINDITFDEAIMTSMSKVVASNNLKAAAENEGQALLITKTKAAEAEGNSIKISAEAEKQAAQLRGQGVALFREEVAKGMSQAAEQMKQANLDTNVILFSMWTEAIKNFAEYGKGNVIFLDGSSEGMEKTLRQIMAMQQMGDKK from the coding sequence ATGGAGATATCAGGCATTGTATTGCTCGTAATTGTTTTAGCAGCAGTATTTGGTTCCTTTGTAACTATTAACCAGGGCACTGTTGGCGTAATTACTGTATTCGGTAAATATCGCCGCGTAATGCGACCCGGATTGAATTTTAAAGTTCCTTTCCTGGAACAGATATACAAACGCATCAGCATTCAAAATCGCTCCGTTGAGTTGGAGTTCCAGGCGGTAACCAACGACCAGGCAAATGTTTATTTTAAATCGATGTTATTATATTCTGTATTAAACCAGGATGATGACACCATTCAAAATGTAGCATTTAAATTTATCAGCGACAAAGACCTGATGCAGGCATTGGTAAGAACCGTGGAAGGAAGTATCCGTGCTTTTGTAGCAACTAAAAAGCAAGCTGAGGTGTTGAATGTACGTCGCGATATTGTAGAAAACGTAAAAGAACAGGTAGATCTTACATTGGAAACATGGGGTTATCATTTACAGGATCTGCAAATAAATGATATTACGTTTGATGAAGCCATTATGACGAGCATGAGCAAAGTGGTTGCCAGCAATAACCTGAAAGCGGCAGCAGAAAACGAAGGACAGGCGTTATTAATTACTAAAACAAAAGCTGCTGAGGCAGAAGGTAACTCGATAAAAATATCTGCCGAAGCAGAAAAGCAGGCAGCGCAATTACGTGGACAAGGCGTTGCATTGTTTAGAGAAGAAGTGGCAAAAGGTATGAGCCAGGCAGCGGAACAAATGAAGCAAGCAAACCTAGATACCAATGTGATCCTATTCAGTATGTGGACAGAAGCCATTAAAAACTTTGCGGAATACGGAAAAGGCAACGTGATATTTTTAGATGGTAGCAGCGAAGGAATGGAAAAAACCTTGCGCCAGATAATGGCGATGCAACAAATGGGAGATAAAAAGTAA
- a CDS encoding acyl-CoA dehydrogenase family protein, with translation MAAKTDLFQSPDYFNVDELLTEEHKLIRETVRNYVKKEISPIIEDYAQRAEFPEHIVKQLGELGCFGPTIPEQYGGGGLDYISYGLMMQELERGDSGVRSTASVQGSLVMYPIYQYGSEAQRKKYLPKLASGEWLGCFGLTEPNHGSDPSSMLTNIKDNGDEYVILNGTKMWISNAPYAQVAVVWAKDESGEIKGLIIERDMKGFSTPTTHGKWSLRASATGELVFDNVKVPKENILPNVQGLKGPLGCLTKARYGIAWGAIGAAMDCYDTALRYSKERIQFDKPIGAFQLQQKKLAEMITEITKAQLLNWRLGVLMNEGKVNPQQVSMAKRNACEVAANICRNARQMLGGMGITGEYSVMRHMMNLESVITYEGTHDIHLLITGMDITGFNAFK, from the coding sequence ATGGCTGCCAAAACAGATCTATTCCAATCTCCTGATTATTTTAATGTAGATGAGCTGCTAACGGAAGAGCATAAACTAATTCGTGAAACAGTACGCAATTATGTAAAAAAAGAAATATCGCCTATTATAGAAGATTATGCGCAACGTGCTGAATTCCCTGAGCATATTGTAAAACAGCTGGGCGAATTAGGATGCTTCGGTCCTACGATTCCGGAACAATACGGCGGCGGGGGATTAGACTATATCAGTTATGGATTAATGATGCAGGAACTGGAACGTGGTGATAGCGGCGTCCGCTCTACTGCTTCGGTACAAGGAAGCCTGGTAATGTATCCGATTTATCAATACGGCAGTGAAGCGCAACGAAAAAAATATTTACCAAAATTGGCCAGCGGTGAATGGCTCGGTTGCTTTGGGTTAACCGAACCCAATCATGGCAGCGATCCATCAAGCATGCTTACCAATATTAAAGATAACGGCGATGAGTATGTTATCTTAAACGGAACAAAAATGTGGATCAGTAATGCGCCTTATGCGCAAGTTGCCGTTGTATGGGCAAAAGATGAAAGCGGCGAAATAAAGGGATTGATCATAGAAAGAGATATGAAAGGATTCTCCACTCCTACTACTCACGGCAAATGGAGCTTGCGTGCAAGCGCTACAGGTGAGTTGGTGTTTGACAATGTAAAAGTTCCTAAAGAAAATATTTTACCAAACGTACAAGGCTTAAAGGGTCCATTAGGATGCTTAACAAAAGCTCGCTATGGAATTGCCTGGGGGGCTATCGGCGCTGCAATGGATTGTTATGATACGGCTTTGCGTTATAGTAAAGAACGTATTCAGTTTGATAAACCGATCGGGGCTTTTCAACTGCAACAAAAAAAGCTGGCAGAGATGATCACCGAGATCACAAAAGCCCAGTTATTAAACTGGCGTCTGGGAGTTTTAATGAATGAAGGAAAAGTAAACCCACAACAGGTTTCAATGGCGAAACGAAATGCCTGTGAAGTAGCTGCCAATATTTGCCGCAATGCAAGGCAAATGCTGGGTGGTATGGGCATTACAGGCGAGTACTCTGTTATGCGCCATATGATGAATTTAGAAAGTGTTATTACGTATGAAGGAACACACGATATTCATCTGCTTATAACGGGAATGGATATAACAGGATTTAATGCATTTAAATAA
- a CDS encoding IMPACT family protein, translating into MSEQDIYYTIEKSSVAEFKDRGSKFIAYVFPIMSAAECKIHLLQLKKEHSKAVHHCFAYRIGTDGNNFRSNDDGEPSGSAGKPILGQIDSKQLTNVLVIVVRYFGGTLLGVPGLINAYKTATALALQLTPIVQKQVEITYDVQFDYTQMNEVMMVLKQYQCTIINQEMQLFCSITAGIPKRSEQDVLYHLNELKGVSINKQKPNA; encoded by the coding sequence ATGAGCGAACAAGATATTTACTACACTATTGAAAAATCTTCTGTTGCCGAGTTTAAAGATCGAGGAAGTAAATTCATTGCATATGTTTTTCCGATCATGAGCGCTGCTGAATGTAAGATCCACTTGCTGCAATTAAAAAAGGAGCACTCTAAAGCAGTGCATCATTGTTTTGCATATCGTATCGGTACAGATGGGAATAACTTTCGTAGTAATGATGATGGGGAACCTTCGGGTTCTGCAGGCAAACCAATATTAGGACAAATTGATAGCAAGCAACTCACCAACGTTCTGGTAATTGTAGTACGTTATTTTGGTGGTACATTATTAGGTGTGCCGGGATTGATTAATGCGTATAAAACTGCTACGGCGTTGGCATTACAGCTTACACCTATTGTACAAAAGCAGGTTGAGATTACTTATGATGTTCAATTTGATTATACACAGATGAATGAAGTGATGATGGTGTTAAAGCAATATCAATGCACTATTATTAACCAGGAAATGCAATTGTTTTGCAGTATTACAGCAGGTATTCCTAAACGAAGTGAGCAAGATGTTTTGTATCATTTGAATGAGCTTAAAGGTGTTTCTATAAACAAACAAAAACCGAACGCATGA
- a CDS encoding ExbD/TolR family protein, whose product MSFRRNNLREAHSEVDAGPLNDILFILLMFFLMISTLANPNVIKMSVPRAKSDTKTKQSVVVSVDKNKNFYVGSKKILPDSLESALRKYINEGDSIKPAVVINADSLTDWGNVVRIMKVAKHLGAATSATVSGSDK is encoded by the coding sequence ATGAGTTTTAGAAGAAACAATTTAAGAGAGGCTCATTCCGAAGTGGACGCAGGTCCGCTTAATGACATTCTTTTTATATTACTTATGTTTTTTTTAATGATATCTACATTGGCTAATCCTAATGTGATAAAAATGAGCGTACCTCGTGCAAAAAGTGATACCAAGACCAAGCAAAGCGTTGTAGTAAGCGTAGATAAGAATAAGAATTTTTATGTCGGTTCTAAAAAGATCTTACCCGATTCATTAGAATCTGCATTAAGAAAATATATTAATGAAGGAGATAGTATTAAGCCTGCAGTAGTAATTAATGCCGATTCATTAACAGACTGGGGCAACGTGGTAAGAATAATGAAAGTAGCGAAGCATTTGGGAGCGGCTACTTCAGCAACTGTTTCAGGCAGCGATAAATGA
- the pyrF gene encoding orotidine-5'-phosphate decarboxylase: protein MTRQFLIEQIKQKRSYLCIGLDTDITKIPPHLRSLPDAIFQFNKAIIDATKDLCVSYKINTAFYEALGVKGWQALEQTVNYIPSEHFKIADAKRGDIGNTSSQYAKAFFETLNFDAVTVAPYMGEDSVKPFLEYKNKWTIVLGLTSNPGSKDFEQLKVVDKATNNADEFLYERVLQKVSEWGSVDNLMFVVGATKAKDFEPIRKIVPEHFLLVPGVGSQGGSLEEVTKYGKNNGIGLLVNVSRAVIFASDKENFAEEARKAALQYQQEMEKYI from the coding sequence ATGACACGTCAATTTCTGATTGAACAGATAAAGCAAAAAAGATCTTATTTATGTATTGGCCTGGATACCGATATTACAAAGATACCACCCCATCTCCGATCACTCCCGGATGCAATTTTTCAATTCAACAAAGCGATCATTGATGCAACAAAAGACTTATGCGTAAGCTATAAAATAAACACCGCTTTTTATGAAGCATTGGGAGTAAAAGGCTGGCAGGCATTGGAACAAACAGTCAATTACATTCCTTCAGAACATTTTAAAATTGCAGATGCAAAACGAGGCGATATTGGCAATACCTCTTCTCAATATGCCAAAGCATTTTTTGAAACATTGAATTTTGATGCAGTAACTGTCGCGCCCTACATGGGCGAAGACAGCGTAAAACCTTTTCTAGAATATAAAAACAAATGGACGATCGTTTTAGGATTAACCAGCAATCCCGGAAGTAAAGATTTTGAACAATTAAAAGTTGTTGATAAGGCGACTAACAACGCTGATGAATTTTTATATGAAAGGGTGTTACAAAAAGTAAGTGAATGGGGAAGTGTCGATAACCTAATGTTTGTAGTAGGTGCTACCAAAGCAAAAGATTTTGAACCTATTCGGAAAATAGTTCCTGAACATTTTTTACTAGTGCCCGGCGTTGGCTCACAAGGTGGCAGTTTAGAAGAAGTAACAAAATATGGAAAGAATAACGGTATTGGGTTACTCGTAAACGTTAGCAGAGCAGTAATTTTTGCAAGTGATAAAGAAAATTTTGCCGAGGAGGCTAGAAAAGCAGCATTACAATATCAACAGGAAATGGAAAAGTATATTTAA
- the ribD gene encoding bifunctional diaminohydroxyphosphoribosylaminopyrimidine deaminase/5-amino-6-(5-phosphoribosylamino)uracil reductase RibD → MQRCFELAKLGAGNVAPNPMVGAILVYDDKIIGEGHHKKYGEAHAEVNCINSVKEEEKELIPKSTLYVSLEPCAHYGKTPPCADLIIKHKIPNVIIGCRDSYDEVNGKGIEKLKAAGVNVIVGILETEALELNRRFFTFYQRHRPYVILKWARSNDNKIANADLSRVFISNEEVNRLVHKWRSEEAAILVGTNTALRDDPSLTTRLWQGHNPVRLVIDKELKLPSSLHLFDNTVKTVIFNNVKNKEEGNTSYYQLKTTSLKEILNVLYEQKIQSMIVEGGSKLLQAFIDEGLWDETRIITNNELSIQNGLNAPVLKNDIFIKEEVINNNSIGYYKKK, encoded by the coding sequence ATGCAGCGTTGCTTTGAGTTGGCAAAACTCGGGGCAGGTAATGTAGCCCCTAATCCTATGGTAGGCGCTATCCTGGTTTATGACGACAAAATTATTGGCGAGGGACATCACAAAAAATATGGCGAAGCACACGCGGAAGTGAACTGCATCAATAGTGTAAAAGAAGAAGAAAAAGAATTAATCCCTAAAAGCACCTTGTATGTTTCGTTAGAACCTTGTGCACATTATGGCAAAACACCTCCTTGCGCCGATCTAATCATCAAACACAAAATTCCTAATGTAATAATTGGGTGCAGAGATAGCTACGATGAAGTAAACGGCAAAGGAATTGAAAAATTGAAAGCTGCCGGTGTAAATGTTATTGTTGGCATTTTGGAAACAGAGGCGTTGGAATTAAACCGACGATTCTTTACATTCTATCAACGCCATCGCCCGTATGTGATCTTAAAATGGGCACGAAGCAATGATAATAAAATTGCTAATGCTGATCTGTCAAGAGTATTCATAAGTAATGAAGAAGTCAATCGCTTGGTGCATAAATGGCGTAGCGAAGAAGCTGCAATTTTGGTAGGAACCAATACTGCTTTGCGTGATGATCCTTCTTTAACAACAAGATTATGGCAAGGTCATAACCCCGTAAGATTGGTTATTGATAAAGAACTAAAACTTCCGTCATCATTGCATTTATTCGATAATACTGTTAAGACAGTAATCTTTAATAATGTAAAAAATAAAGAAGAAGGGAATACGAGCTATTATCAATTAAAGACGACGTCACTAAAAGAGATCTTGAATGTTTTATATGAACAGAAGATCCAAAGCATGATCGTAGAAGGTGGCAGCAAACTCCTGCAAGCTTTTATTGATGAAGGTTTGTGGGACGAAACGAGAATAATTACGAATAATGAGCTATCCATTCAAAATGGATTAAACGCCCCTGTTTTAAAGAATGATATATTCATAAAGGAAGAGGTTATCAATAACAATAGCATTGGTTATTACAAGAAGAAATAA
- a CDS encoding FMN-binding negative transcriptional regulator — protein sequence MYKLPYFTEEDHASVIAFIKENPFAIITGFDEQYPVATHIPLEIQINDDGKIILSGHLMKNTDHHRSFEKNEKVLVIFNGPHCYISASWYANPAGASTWNYMTVHAKGKLQFTDEAGTYNAIKAITNKYEGIETAAAFTNLSDEYVQRMIKAIVGFTIEVESIENVFKLSQNRDKADRENIVEQLLKRNDEQSKLIAEEIKKRII from the coding sequence ATGTACAAGCTCCCCTACTTCACCGAAGAAGATCATGCCAGCGTAATTGCATTTATTAAAGAAAATCCCTTTGCAATTATTACCGGCTTTGATGAGCAATATCCTGTAGCTACGCATATTCCATTAGAAATACAAATAAATGACGACGGTAAAATCATTTTATCGGGTCATTTAATGAAGAATACCGATCATCATAGGTCATTTGAAAAAAATGAAAAGGTATTAGTGATCTTTAATGGTCCGCATTGCTATATTAGTGCAAGCTGGTATGCTAACCCTGCAGGAGCAAGCACCTGGAACTATATGACAGTTCATGCTAAAGGAAAACTACAATTTACAGATGAAGCAGGCACGTATAATGCCATAAAAGCAATTACCAATAAATATGAGGGAATAGAAACCGCTGCCGCATTTACGAATTTAAGTGATGAATATGTACAGCGAATGATCAAAGCCATCGTTGGTTTTACTATTGAAGTGGAAAGTATAGAAAATGTTTTTAAGCTTAGTCAGAATAGAGATAAAGCCGATCGTGAAAATATCGTTGAGCAATTATTAAAAAGAAACGATGAGCAAAGCAAGCTGATTGCAGAGGAAATAAAAAAAAGAATAATCTAA